From Mya arenaria isolate MELC-2E11 chromosome 12, ASM2691426v1, the proteins below share one genomic window:
- the LOC128211518 gene encoding myosin regulatory light chain, smooth muscle isoform X2 — protein sequence MSDDKDKKGRAERATSNVFTKLPQKLMQEMKEAFTMIDQNRDGLIDVSDLKEMYSSLGLSPQDKILQDMIKEAPGQLNFTMFLSLFSDKLSGTDPEETLRNAFAMFDADSTGLITEEYMKDLLENMGDNFSKDEIRQVWKEAPIHAGKVDYNAFVSKIKGKEQEEA from the exons ATGTCTGACGAT AAAGACAAGAAGGGGCGGGCAGAGCGGGCTACATCAAACGTGTTCACTAAGCTCCCTCAGAAACTAATGCAAGAAATGAAAGAG GCCTTCACGATGATCGATCAAAACAGAGACGGTCTTATTGACGTGAGCGATCTTAAAGAAATGTACTCAAGTTTAG GTTTAAGTCCACAGGATAAGATTCTGCAAGACATGATAAAGGAAGCACCAGGCCAGCTCAATTTCACCATGTTCCTATCATTATTTAGTGATAAGTTGAGTG GAACCGACCCTGAGGAGACCCTGAGAAACGCCTTCGCCATGTTCGACGCTGACAGCACCGGATTGATCACAGAGGAGTA CATGAAAGACTTACTCGAAAACATGGGTGATAACTTCTCTAAGGATGAG ATCCGACAGGTGTGGAAAGAAGCTCCTATCCACGCAGGCAAGGTCGACTATAACGCCTTTGTATCCAAGATAAAGGGCAAGGAGCAGGAAGAGGCATAA
- the LOC128211518 gene encoding myosin regulatory light chain, smooth muscle isoform X1 — MSDDKDKKGRAERATSNVFTKLPQKLMQEMKEAFTMIDQNRDGLIDVSDLKEMYSSLGSVPGDSVLENMIKEAPGNQLNFTAFLSIFSDKLSGTDPEETLRNAFAMFDADSTGLITEEYMKDLLENMGDNFSKDEIRQVWKEAPIHAGKVDYNAFVSKIKGKEQEEA, encoded by the exons ATGTCTGACGAT AAAGACAAGAAGGGGCGGGCAGAGCGGGCTACATCAAACGTGTTCACTAAGCTCCCTCAGAAACTAATGCAAGAAATGAAAGAG GCCTTCACGATGATCGATCAAAACAGAGACGGTCTTATTGACGTGAGCGATCTTAAAGAAATGTACTCAAGTTTAG GCAGTGTTCCTGGAGACTCCGTTCTCGAAAACATGATCAAGGAAGCTCCTGGAAATCAGCTTAATTTTACTGCTTTCTTAAGTATATTTAGCGATAAACTTAGCG GAACCGACCCTGAGGAGACCCTGAGAAACGCCTTCGCCATGTTCGACGCTGACAGCACCGGATTGATCACAGAGGAGTA CATGAAAGACTTACTCGAAAACATGGGTGATAACTTCTCTAAGGATGAG ATCCGACAGGTGTGGAAAGAAGCTCCTATCCACGCAGGCAAGGTCGACTATAACGCCTTTGTATCCAAGATAAAGGGCAAGGAGCAGGAAGAGGCATAA
- the LOC128211518 gene encoding myosin regulatory light chain, smooth muscle isoform X4, whose amino-acid sequence MSDDKKAKAATSSVLTKFTQNQIQEMKEAFTMIDQNRDGLIDVSDLKEMYSSLGSVPGDSVLENMIKEAPGNQLNFTAFLSIFSDKLSGTDPEETLRNAFAMFDADSTGLITEEYMKDLLENMGDNFSKDEIRQVWKEAPIHAGKVDYNAFVSKIKGKEQEEA is encoded by the exons ATGTCTGACGAT AAAAAAGCCAAGGCCGCAACCTCCAGTGTTCTTACAAAATTCACACAAAACCAAATACAGGAAATGAAGGAG GCCTTCACGATGATCGATCAAAACAGAGACGGTCTTATTGACGTGAGCGATCTTAAAGAAATGTACTCAAGTTTAG GCAGTGTTCCTGGAGACTCCGTTCTCGAAAACATGATCAAGGAAGCTCCTGGAAATCAGCTTAATTTTACTGCTTTCTTAAGTATATTTAGCGATAAACTTAGCG GAACCGACCCTGAGGAGACCCTGAGAAACGCCTTCGCCATGTTCGACGCTGACAGCACCGGATTGATCACAGAGGAGTA CATGAAAGACTTACTCGAAAACATGGGTGATAACTTCTCTAAGGATGAG ATCCGACAGGTGTGGAAAGAAGCTCCTATCCACGCAGGCAAGGTCGACTATAACGCCTTTGTATCCAAGATAAAGGGCAAGGAGCAGGAAGAGGCATAA
- the LOC128211518 gene encoding myosin regulatory light chain, smooth muscle isoform X5 has protein sequence MSDDKKAKAATSSVLTKFTQNQIQEMKEAFTMIDQNRDGLIDVSDLKEMYSSLGLSPQDKILQDMIKEAPGQLNFTMFLSLFSDKLSGTDPEETLRNAFAMFDADSTGLITEEYMKDLLENMGDNFSKDEIRQVWKEAPIHAGKVDYNAFVSKIKGKEQEEA, from the exons ATGTCTGACGAT AAAAAAGCCAAGGCCGCAACCTCCAGTGTTCTTACAAAATTCACACAAAACCAAATACAGGAAATGAAGGAG GCCTTCACGATGATCGATCAAAACAGAGACGGTCTTATTGACGTGAGCGATCTTAAAGAAATGTACTCAAGTTTAG GTTTAAGTCCACAGGATAAGATTCTGCAAGACATGATAAAGGAAGCACCAGGCCAGCTCAATTTCACCATGTTCCTATCATTATTTAGTGATAAGTTGAGTG GAACCGACCCTGAGGAGACCCTGAGAAACGCCTTCGCCATGTTCGACGCTGACAGCACCGGATTGATCACAGAGGAGTA CATGAAAGACTTACTCGAAAACATGGGTGATAACTTCTCTAAGGATGAG ATCCGACAGGTGTGGAAAGAAGCTCCTATCCACGCAGGCAAGGTCGACTATAACGCCTTTGTATCCAAGATAAAGGGCAAGGAGCAGGAAGAGGCATAA
- the LOC128211518 gene encoding myosin regulatory light chain, smooth muscle isoform X6: MSDDKKAKAATSSVLTKFTQNQIQEMKEAFTMIDQNRDGLIDVSDLKEMYSSLGVCPQDSVLQAMVKEVPQLNFTGFLSLFSEKMGGTDPEETLRNAFAMFDADSTGLITEEYMKDLLENMGDNFSKDEIRQVWKEAPIHAGKVDYNAFVSKIKGKEQEEA; the protein is encoded by the exons ATGTCTGACGAT AAAAAAGCCAAGGCCGCAACCTCCAGTGTTCTTACAAAATTCACACAAAACCAAATACAGGAAATGAAGGAG GCCTTCACGATGATCGATCAAAACAGAGACGGTCTTATTGACGTGAGCGATCTTAAAGAAATGTACTCAAGTTTAG GAGTGTGTCCTCAGGATAGCGTTCTGCAGGCCATGGTTAAGGAGGTCCCTCAATTAAACTTTACTGGTTTCTTAAGCTTGTTCAGTGAAAAGATGGGTG GAACCGACCCTGAGGAGACCCTGAGAAACGCCTTCGCCATGTTCGACGCTGACAGCACCGGATTGATCACAGAGGAGTA CATGAAAGACTTACTCGAAAACATGGGTGATAACTTCTCTAAGGATGAG ATCCGACAGGTGTGGAAAGAAGCTCCTATCCACGCAGGCAAGGTCGACTATAACGCCTTTGTATCCAAGATAAAGGGCAAGGAGCAGGAAGAGGCATAA
- the LOC128211518 gene encoding myosin regulatory light chain, smooth muscle isoform X3 has protein sequence MSDDKDKKGRAERATSNVFTKLPQKLMQEMKEAFTMIDQNRDGLIDVSDLKEMYSSLGVCPQDSVLQAMVKEVPQLNFTGFLSLFSEKMGGTDPEETLRNAFAMFDADSTGLITEEYMKDLLENMGDNFSKDEIRQVWKEAPIHAGKVDYNAFVSKIKGKEQEEA, from the exons ATGTCTGACGAT AAAGACAAGAAGGGGCGGGCAGAGCGGGCTACATCAAACGTGTTCACTAAGCTCCCTCAGAAACTAATGCAAGAAATGAAAGAG GCCTTCACGATGATCGATCAAAACAGAGACGGTCTTATTGACGTGAGCGATCTTAAAGAAATGTACTCAAGTTTAG GAGTGTGTCCTCAGGATAGCGTTCTGCAGGCCATGGTTAAGGAGGTCCCTCAATTAAACTTTACTGGTTTCTTAAGCTTGTTCAGTGAAAAGATGGGTG GAACCGACCCTGAGGAGACCCTGAGAAACGCCTTCGCCATGTTCGACGCTGACAGCACCGGATTGATCACAGAGGAGTA CATGAAAGACTTACTCGAAAACATGGGTGATAACTTCTCTAAGGATGAG ATCCGACAGGTGTGGAAAGAAGCTCCTATCCACGCAGGCAAGGTCGACTATAACGCCTTTGTATCCAAGATAAAGGGCAAGGAGCAGGAAGAGGCATAA
- the LOC128212528 gene encoding PRELI domain-containing protein 1, mitochondrial-like, whose translation MKFFTLDTVFQFSWGQVVTAFWQRYPNPNSKHVLSEDVIERWLCGDKLFTKRLIQKKGSIPKWGERIITGCSHAYVVEESMLDLASHTLTTYTRNINLKEISTIDEKCVYTPTGEDGGQHTMCQRFGWVASKVRFSGGMIEKFAFHKFKKSTVKSALGFQFVLNRLFTPDFETEHKSRTEKLKDSAKKAKELAKSSAEKAKLKVLHKSSCDGHTDSKS comes from the exons ATGAAGTTCTTCACGTTAGACACAGTGTTCCAGTTTTCATGGGGCCAGGTGGTGACAGCTTTCTGGCAGCGCTATCCCAACCCTAACAG CAAGCATGTACTTTCGGAAGATGTGATTGAGCGCTGGCTTTGTGGAGACAAACTGTTTACAAAGAGGCTTATCCAGAAAAAAGGGAGCATCCCTAAGTGGGGGGAGAGGATCATCACGGGTTGCAGTCACGCCTACGTGGTGGAAGAGTCCATGCTTGATCTCGCCTCACACACCCTCACCACATACACTCGAAACATCAACCTGAAGGAAATATCT acaATTGATGAGAAGTGTGTTTACACGCCAACTGGTGAAGATGGAGGTCAGCACACCATGTGTCAGCGATTTGGCTGGGTTGCTTCTAAAGTGCGGTTTTCTGGCGGCATGATTGAAAAATTTGCCTTCCATAAGTTCAAGAAGTCCACAGTAAAGTCAGCACTGGGTTTTCAGTTTGTTCTTAACAGACTATTCACTCCCGACTTTGAGACCGAACACAAAAGTCGCACTGAGAAGTTGAAAGATTCAGCGAAGAAAGCCAAAGAGTTGGCCAAAAGTAGCGCTGAGAAGGCAAAGTTAAAGGTTCTTCACAAGTCGTCTTGTGATGGTCATACGGACAGCAAGTCTTGA